In the Buteo buteo chromosome 8, bButBut1.hap1.1, whole genome shotgun sequence genome, AATTCATTGCTACTTTTACTTTACTTTTGTGCAGAGGGAAGAAGTAGCTCTAATCTCCAAAACTACTTTTCATGTATACATATAACTGCTAACATTGATTGTTGTTACACTTTGATTAcagtgaaacaagaaaaaagatattGGAATTAACTCCCTGTGttgcaagaggggaaaaaaaactgaaaaagaaccCTGAACACAAAAACCATGAAAGACCGCCTCCAAGAGCTTAAACTGAGAGCTAAGGAACTACAGCTAGCTGGAGAAAACAATGGTGCAACTGTACaagaagaggagcaggaggagttTGAACAGCAGGCcattatttatgaaaaagagCCCATAACTGAAAGGCACTTGCATGAAATCCAGAAGCTTCAgaatgaaattaataatttgGTGGAGGAAGTTCATAAATTCagtcaacaacaaaaaagcctaCTATCTTCAATGAGAAGATTCAGTGTTCTTAAAAAGGAATCTAACAtagcaagagaaataaaaattcaagcaGAGCATATACGAAAAAGTTTGGATGAACTGtcaaaaacagtgaaaaaggctgaaaatgaGCATGGGCCATCACGTGCCACAGTAAGAATTTTAGCTTCCCAGCACGCTTTCTTATCCCAGCGTTACCTAAATGCTATGCTGTCATACAACGATGCTATAACTGCTAagcaagagaaatgcagaagatTTATTGTTCGTCAGCTTGAAGTAGCTGGTAAAGAAGTATCTGAGGAAGAAGTCAATGACATGCTCCAACAAGGAAAATGGGAGATTTTCAATGAAAATCTActcactgaagtaaaaattacCAAAGCTCAGCTTTCAGAGATTGAACAGAGACACAAAGAACTAGTCAATCTGGAGAACCAGGTCAAAGACTTAAAGGAACTTTTTATCCAGATATCAGTTCTGGTGGAAGAGCAAGGGGAGATGATCAACAACATTGAAATCAGTATGAACAACACTCAAGAATACACTCAAGTATCTAAAGAAAAATTTGGGCTTGCAGTCAAGTATCGAAGAAGAAACCTTTGCAAAGCAGTGTGCTGCTGGTGTTGTCCATGCTGCAaatgacaaaagaaataaactgtttGAAATACCAATGGTTCCTATTTAGTAAACTATTCTTGTAAAGCAGTTTCAGGATCCCCCgactgcttcatttttcttcccatttccccCTCCACAGAGCTCTCAGGAAAAACTGCATCTGTTTTTCCAAAGAGAGttagaagaatgaaaagaattttatgttttcacagaaacacaTGAACTAGGAGAAAGGATCAAAGGACACAAGTGACACTTTTTTGTTCTTCCACTCAAACTAAAACAATGTGGCAACAAACTACCTGTACTTTTGGGAAGCATTGAAAATATTGTTAATCTCAATGACAGGATTCAGAAGAACGGTTTAGTTACCTTTTACAAAATAACGATTAGTGGTTTTAATTGCCTTGTGGTTTTTAGTGCTCATATTTACTTGGTTCAAAttctaaggttttttttccaggaatctgaaattctacaaaaaaaatcccaaatgtaCACATAAAGCAGACTTCGTTAGTAACAATCCAGAACATGATgctaaaaccaaacagaagtcAGAAAACAGTTATTAGGAGTGTTTCAATACTACCTCTATAGGAAAAGTTACTTACAGGCTTACTTACCTACTTAACACCATCAAATATTGCTCATGTTACAGTAGGACAGAGTATACTGTCTTATGGAATGCAAAACAGACATTgggttatttattttaataacaccATGCTATTTCTTACAGATGGGTGTTGAACTGGTATTTTCTGAACACATTAAAGATCACTAGCAGCAGAAGACCACATCACCAAACTTGCAGGGACATGTTAGCAGCCTGCTGACAAGCCAAGCATTAATAAACTAACATAGAGGTATTTACATTATTCAGCTACATAGGCAGACCCCTACGAGGTAAGGATAGGGGAATATGACACTTTATTACACAGTGATAAGACACATTCTTACTTTTGCCTAGCCTATCTAAATATGCAGTTGCCTCTGCAGTCTCACCTTCACTAGTacaaaaattaaggaaaaaatataattaaaaaaatagaactccatccttataaaaataaacataatctAGAACCAGAGAATGATTTAGGTCACAAGGAACTTCTGGGGGACATGCAGAGCAACCTCTTGATCAAATCAAGAAAGGAATTTCCCTGGCTGCAGCTCTTGTCCACCACTTCTCATCCTACCACCACACCTCTGAGAGGAGCCTTGTTCTGTTATCTTCATGTCTTACTAGTAGGCAGTAGGAAGATCTCTCCCTTCATCTTAAGTCCAAACAAACACAGCTCTCTGACTCTCCTCATATGTCACACACTCCAATACCCAAGCAGCATGGACTCACTATAGTATAATCAATATTTGTCTTCATGATCTTCTTGTATTGGGAAGTCCAGAACCGGCCATGGTATAGGACATGCATTTGTTTGTACTACTACAGGAGCAGCCAGAAGAACTAGTCAAGGGTTTCCAGAACTCTAAAGCGTTCCATGAAATTCTGCTAACTGTAGAAGCCTAGGATCCTCATGTAGGTATGCAAAACAGATGCTGAAGTAGTAAATATGAATACCTCCCCCGAGTACCTTAAACAGAGCAGCTAGCCATTGACTCAACCTGTCCCTGAAGATACTTTAGATGTTCTTTATGAAACAGCTGAAT is a window encoding:
- the STX19 gene encoding syntaxin-19; amino-acid sequence: MKDRLQELKLRAKELQLAGENNGATVQEEEQEEFEQQAIIYEKEPITERHLHEIQKLQNEINNLVEEVHKFSQQQKSLLSSMRRFSVLKKESNIAREIKIQAEHIRKSLDELSKTVKKAENEHGPSRATVRILASQHAFLSQRYLNAMLSYNDAITAKQEKCRRFIVRQLEVAGKEVSEEEVNDMLQQGKWEIFNENLLTEVKITKAQLSEIEQRHKELVNLENQVKDLKELFIQISVLVEEQGEMINNIEISMNNTQEYTQVSKEKFGLAVKYRRRNLCKAVCCWCCPCCK